The proteins below are encoded in one region of Helicoverpa armigera isolate CAAS_96S chromosome 11, ASM3070526v1, whole genome shotgun sequence:
- the LOC135117586 gene encoding beta-1,3-glucan-binding protein-like — protein sequence MASVEQTPAVYIIAIFAILLCEVQVNGQVFYAPQIEALSPTGLRLTFENTGFTKFVFMGHINRHIQLGEVGSISKALDTPPEAETLTFTLNVPLKIGDTIYYYIFFESQKGTELLITDLEYKVTKFLYQDNRPAEPVPLQLPLSTEEDNDDNTSRTPSLFCTVSITEMKGKIDVCEGSLIFSEEFSQEHPSELTQWDALNQFIGEPAYSFNMYRPDETISLKDGFLVITPILTESIVPPLLPPLDLSDRCTGKLDTLECKRDGAGIQLIPPVITGKITTRRTFSFKYGRVEIRAKLPAGKWILPEINLEPTDYIYGWDNYASGLVRIAFSRNDVDPGVRNYVLGGPIYSGSKIYNALFLATGEDDNYFKYFHNYSMTWTPEILRFQVDGKATRTYGYDKSNAEDLSYKIKHASNWKKGTKMAPFDEMFHLTLGLRVGGVNEYKDSDSKPWKNLASKAMIQFWRAKEEWLPSWSYGAMMIDYVKVYAL from the exons ATGGCGTCTGTAGAACAAACACCAGCGGTTTATATTATCGCGATCTTCGCAATATTATTATGTGAAGTGCAAGTTAACGGCCAAGTTTTCTATGCTCCACAAATTGAAGCTTTGTCACCCACCGGCTTGAGACTTACCTTTGAGA ATACCGGCTTTACCAAGTTTGTATTTATGGGGCACATAAACAGACATATCCAACTAGGAGAAGTAGGCAGCATTTCAAAGGCGCTTGATACTCCTCCAGAAGCCGAGACACTGACTTTCACATTGAACGTTCCTTTAAAAATTGGGGACACAATATACTACTATATCTTTTTCGAGTCCCAAAAAGGGACTGAACTCCTCATCACCGATCTCGAGTATAAAGTCACAA AATTTCTTTATCAAGATAATAGGCCAGCGGAACCAGTACCGCTACAACTGCCCCTAAGTACAGAGGAAGACAACGATGACAATACGAGCCGGACCCCTTCTTTATTCTGCACTGTTTCCATTACTGAAATGAAAGGCAAAATTGATGTTTGTGAGGGGTCTTTGATATTTAGTGAGGAATTCTCTCAAGAACACCCGAGTGAGCTGACGCAATGGGATGCCCTAAACCAGTTTATTGGTGAACCG GCCTATTCTTTCAACATGTACAGGCCGGATGAAACGATCAGTTTGAAAGATGGTTTCCTAGTCATCACTCCGATCCTCACTGAGTCAATAGTACCTCCTCTGTTACCACCCCTGGATTTATCTGACAG ATGCACAGGCAAGCTAGACACACTGGAATGCAAAAGAGATGGCGCTGGGATACAATTGATACCGCCTGTGATCACCGGCAAGATCACTACGCGCCGCACTTTTAGCTTTAAGTACGGGAGGGTCGAAATACGAGCTAAACTACCTGCTGGAAAATGGATTTTACCAG AAATTAACCTTGAGCCTACAGACTACATCTATGGCTGGGATAACTACGCCTCAGGGCTGGTACGAATCGCCTTCTCTCGCAACGACGTAGACCCTGGTGTTAGAAATTATGTCTTGGGCGGACCAATATATAGTGGCAGCAAAATATACAATGCTCTATTTTTGGCGACAGGCGAAGAcgacaattattttaaatacttccACAACTATAGTATGACTTGGACtccag agatATTACGCTTTCAAGTGGATGGGAAAGCGACTCGCACTTATGGCTATGATAAAAGCAACGCTGAAGATCTGAGTTACAAAATCAAGCACGCATCAAATTGGAAGAAAGGCACTAAGATGGCGCCGTTTGATGAGATg TTCCACTTGACCCTCGGTCTTCGCGTGGGAGGAGTCAATGAGTACAAAGACTCAGATAGCAAGCCTTGGAAGAACTTAGCCAGCAAGGCTATGATTCAGTTCTGGAGGGCAAAAGAAGAATGGCTCCCTTCGTGGTCTTACGGAGCTATGATGATTGACTATGTCAAGGTGTACGCTCTTTAG
- the LOC126056717 gene encoding beta-1,3-glucan-binding protein, protein MARTTLCLFAFIAIYAVKTSAYTVPPAKLEAIYPKGLRVTVPDDGFSLFAFHGNLNVEMEGLEAGQWARDITKVKDGKWIFRDRNAELKLGDKIYFWTYVIKNGLGYRQDNGEWTVEEFVNEDGSPVDPSNVPQPRPTPPPTQPTYRPTIPTQRPTQPPKCQTSATVVAGRSPVCRGSLVFSEDFERTSLRDLNSWTAETKFPEEPDYPFNVYIPDNTISFDDGALVITPILTESVHHEGFLTESLDLSNRCTGQLSTTECRREASGAQILPPVISGKITTKHRFGFKYGKVEVRAKLPAGSWIIPEINLEPTENVYGSLRYESGMMRVAFARGNPSLAKKLYGGPVLSDSDPFRSMMMKEKIGIDNWNKDYHNYTLVWKPDGLQLLVDGEQYGNINPGEGFFSSAREHAVPHASNWLRGTVMAPLDETFYLSLGLRVGGVHDFADDIPDKPWRNRASKAMLDFWKHKNSWFPTWYNTDLRVDYIRVYAL, encoded by the exons ATGGCACGCACAACATTATGTTTATTCGCGTTCATCGCGATATACGCCGTGAAAACATCTGCTTATACAGTACCACCGGCTAAGTTAGAAGCCATATACCCTAAGGGTCTGAGGGTAACGGTACCAG ACGATGGTTTCTCCCTCTTCGCCTTCCACGGGAACCTGAACGTGGAAATGGAAGGCCTGGAAGCCGGCCAATGGGCTCGTGACATCACTAAAGTCAAGGATGGGAAGTGGATCTTCAGGGACAGAAATGCTGAACTGAAACTTGGAGACAAGATTTATTTCTGGACGTATGTTATCAAGAATGGTTTGGGGTATAGGCAGGATAACGGGGAATGGACTGTTGAAG AATTCGTCAACGAGGACGGATCACCAGTAGACCCCTCAAATGTCCCACAACCACGACCAACCCCTCCTCCCACCCAACCCACTTATAGGCCTACCATCCCCACTCAACGCCCCACTCAGCCCCCCAAATGCCAGACATCAGCCACCGTGGTCGCTGGACGTAGCCCCGTCTGTAGGGGGTCCTTGGTCTTCAGCGAAGACTTTGAAAGGACTAGTCTTAGAGACCTGAACAGCTGGACGGCGGAGACCAAGTTTCCTGAAGAACCA GACTATCCATTCAACGTTTACATCCCAGATAACACGATTAGCTTTGATGACGGTGCTCTGGTCATCACTCCCATCCTCACGGAGTCGGTACATCATGAGGGATTCCTTACTGAGTCTTTGGATCTTAGCAACAG ATGCACAGGACAGTTGAGTACGACGGAGTGCAGACGCGAGGCCTCAGGTGCCCAGATTCTACCACCAGTGATTTCAGGGAAGATCACCACCAAACATAGATTCGGCTTCAAATATGGCAAAGTCGAAGTCAGGGCGAAGCTTCCTGCGGGTAGCTGGATTATTCCCG AAATCAACTTGGAGCCAACGGAAAACGTCTACGGGTCCCTTCGATATGAATCTGGCATGATGCGAGTGGCCTTTGCCCGCGGAAACCCAAGTCTTGCCAAGAAACTCTACGGAGGACCAGTCCTGTCTGACTCCGATCCTTTCCGATCTAtgatgatgaaagaaaaaatcGGAATCGACAACTGGAATAAAGACTACCATAACTATACTTTGGTTTGGAAGCCTG ATGGTCTGCAGTTGTTGGTGGATGGCGAACAATATGGAAACATCAACCCTGGCGAGGGCTTCTTCTCATCAGCTAGAGAGCACGCGGTTCCTCACGCTTCCAACTGGCTGAGGGGAACTGTCATGGCTCCTCTTGATGAAACA TTCTACTTATCCCTCGGTCTTCGCGTGGGAGGTGTCCATGACTTTGCCGACGATATCCCTGACAAGCCCTGGAGGAACCGCGCCAGCAAAGCCATGTTAGACTTCTGGAAGCACAAGAACTCCTGGTTTCCAACCTGGTACAATACCGACTTGAGAGTCGACTACATCAGAGTGTACGCCTTATAG